The proteins below are encoded in one region of Pelagibacterium flavum:
- the prmC gene encoding peptide chain release factor N(5)-glutamine methyltransferase: MGSSVPSIGQTWRAIRDRLDTAGIPMAALDARLLVRHVLGLDATGLILSESDPVPGGKVSDLESLVARRLAGEPVARILSVQEFYGLDFRLNPATLIPRPETEMLVDFSIEHLKSHPAPSVADLGTGTGCILLAVLANLPKASGVSVDISADALDQAQANAEALGLADRFGARHGSWFEPLGEEKFDLIVSNPPYIASATIETLEPGVKSFDPMAALDGGPDGLAPYRIISAQARAHLVRGGVLALEIGFDQGHMVNELLSSEGFCDIAIAKDLAGHDRMVTARVPK; the protein is encoded by the coding sequence ATGGGGTCTTCAGTTCCGAGCATTGGCCAGACCTGGCGCGCCATCCGCGACCGTCTCGACACGGCCGGGATACCCATGGCGGCGCTCGATGCCCGGCTGCTGGTTCGCCATGTCCTCGGTCTCGATGCTACCGGACTTATCCTCTCGGAATCCGATCCGGTTCCCGGCGGAAAAGTCTCAGATCTCGAATCGCTCGTCGCCCGCCGCCTTGCCGGCGAGCCCGTTGCGCGCATACTCAGTGTGCAGGAATTTTATGGGCTCGATTTCAGGCTCAATCCCGCCACGCTGATCCCGCGCCCGGAAACCGAAATGCTCGTCGATTTTTCGATCGAGCACCTCAAATCCCATCCCGCGCCAAGCGTTGCCGATCTGGGGACGGGAACGGGCTGCATCCTTCTTGCGGTGCTGGCCAATCTGCCCAAGGCGAGCGGGGTGAGCGTCGATATTTCCGCCGATGCGCTCGATCAGGCCCAGGCCAATGCCGAAGCGTTAGGGCTTGCGGATCGGTTCGGGGCGCGACACGGGAGCTGGTTTGAGCCGCTGGGCGAGGAAAAGTTCGATCTGATCGTTTCCAACCCGCCCTATATCGCCAGCGCGACGATTGAAACGCTCGAGCCGGGGGTAAAGTCCTTCGATCCCATGGCGGCGCTCGATGGGGGACCCGATGGGTTGGCCCCGTATCGGATCATCTCTGCGCAGGCACGCGCCCATCTGGTGAGGGGCGGGGTGCTGGCCCTTGAAATCGGATTTGATCAGGGCCACATGGTTAATGAGCTTTTAAGCTCTGAAGGCTTTTGCGACATCGCCATTGCCAAAGACCTTGCCGGTCACGACCGGATGGTCACGGCGCGCGTACCCAAATGA
- a CDS encoding DUF4167 domain-containing protein: MRPNQQNNNKQRSRGRNNNNNQRRGGGGGNPLSRSYESNGPDVKIRGNAAHIAEKYTQLSRDAASVGDNVMAENYLQHAEHYLRIILAAQAQYQPRQDNSVDTTPDDDDDNENENNSGNSGGNADQNSEASDGGDGGSEEQREPRPRRQRRPRRERTEETADASAEGEKPAVGEKPAVAETASGQDAAPAAEEAPKKPRRPRRKKSDDDGNEPAPELPAFLTAGREAAAE; encoded by the coding sequence ATGAGACCAAACCAGCAGAACAACAACAAGCAGCGTTCGCGCGGCCGGAACAACAACAATAACCAGCGGCGCGGCGGTGGTGGCGGCAATCCCTTGTCGCGAAGCTATGAGAGCAATGGCCCGGATGTGAAAATCCGCGGCAATGCTGCCCATATTGCAGAGAAATACACCCAGCTTTCCCGTGACGCGGCTTCGGTCGGTGACAACGTGATGGCCGAGAATTATCTCCAGCACGCCGAGCACTATCTTCGCATCATCCTTGCCGCGCAGGCCCAGTATCAGCCGCGCCAGGACAACAGCGTCGATACCACGCCCGACGATGATGACGACAACGAGAACGAAAACAATTCGGGCAATTCCGGTGGCAATGCCGACCAGAATTCCGAAGCTTCGGACGGTGGCGATGGCGGTTCGGAAGAACAGCGCGAGCCGCGTCCGCGGCGCCAGCGCCGTCCGCGCCGCGAGCGTACCGAAGAGACCGCGGACGCGTCCGCCGAAGGGGAAAAGCCTGCTGTAGGCGAAAAGCCAGCGGTTGCTGAAACGGCCAGTGGCCAGGACGCCGCTCCTGCTGCCGAAGAGGCTCCCAAAAAGCCCCGCCGTCCGCGTCGCAAGAAGTCGGACGATGATGGCAACGAGCCGGCGCCCGAATTGCCCGCGTTCCTTACCGCGGGGCGCGAAGCGGCTGCCGAATAG
- the clpB gene encoding ATP-dependent chaperone ClpB: protein MNIEKYTERTRGFIQSAQQMALSRGHQQFSPLHILKVLVDDPEGMATGLIDRAGGNAQAVRAGVEDGLKKLPSVSGDSGQIYLSRELARVFETAEAAAQKAGDSFVAVERMLLALTIEKDTDAGKILASAGVTANGLNAAIEAIRKGRTADSASAENTYDALKKYARDLTEDAREGKLDPVIGRDEEIRRTIQVLSRRTKNNPVLIGEPGVGKTAIAEGLALRIVNGDVPESLKKKSLLALDMGALIAGAKYRGEFEERLKSVLSEVQSAEGQIILFIDEMHTLVGAGKADGAMDASNLLKPALARGELHCVGATTLDEYKKHVEKDAALARRFQPVFVNEPSVEDTISILRGLKEKYELHHGVRISDSALVSAATLSNRYITDRFLPDKAIDLMDESSARLRMAVDSKPEALDELDRRIIQLKIEREALKKEEDDASKTRLGRLEAELAGLEEESDAMTQRWLSEKERLAGGTKLKEQLDAARTELELAQRKGDLARAGELAYGVIPDLERRLKDAEAHEAQPDSDMVEEVVTPNHIAQVVSRWTGVPVDKMLEGERDKLLRMEDELAKRVIGQSEAVEAVSRAVRRARAGLQDPNRPIGSFMFLGPTGVGKTELTKTLAQFLFDDETAMVRLDMSEFMEKHAVARLIGAPPGYVGYDEGGVLTEAVRRRPYQVILFDEIEKAHPDVFNVLLQVLDDGRLTDGQGHTVDFRNTLIIMTSNLGSEYLAAQPDGESVELVRGKVLDTVKASFRPEFLNRVDEILLFHRLERSQMGAIVDIQLKRLQKLLDTREITIEVTEAARDWLANEGYDSAYGARPLKRVIQRAVQDELAEKMLAGEITDGSMVKVDAGDGGLVILPVIEGEVVDTAAE from the coding sequence ATGAATATCGAAAAATACACTGAGCGGACGCGCGGATTCATCCAGAGCGCGCAGCAGATGGCGCTGTCGCGCGGCCATCAGCAGTTTAGCCCGCTCCATATCCTTAAAGTTCTGGTCGATGACCCCGAAGGTATGGCCACCGGGTTGATCGATCGCGCCGGCGGCAATGCGCAGGCGGTTCGGGCCGGAGTTGAAGACGGGCTCAAAAAGCTGCCCTCGGTTTCCGGCGATAGCGGCCAGATCTACCTCAGCCGCGAATTGGCCCGGGTTTTCGAGACCGCAGAAGCCGCGGCGCAAAAGGCCGGCGATTCGTTTGTCGCTGTCGAACGCATGCTGTTGGCCCTGACGATTGAAAAAGACACCGATGCGGGCAAGATTCTTGCCTCGGCTGGCGTCACCGCCAATGGGCTGAACGCCGCCATCGAAGCGATCCGCAAGGGCCGCACCGCCGATTCGGCGAGCGCGGAAAACACCTATGACGCGCTCAAGAAATACGCCCGTGACCTCACCGAGGACGCGCGCGAAGGCAAGCTCGACCCGGTGATCGGCCGCGACGAGGAAATCCGGCGCACCATTCAGGTGCTTTCCCGCCGCACCAAGAACAATCCGGTGCTGATCGGTGAGCCCGGCGTGGGCAAGACGGCGATTGCCGAGGGTCTCGCGCTGCGCATCGTCAATGGTGACGTCCCCGAATCGCTGAAAAAGAAGTCGCTGCTTGCGCTCGATATGGGCGCCTTGATCGCCGGTGCGAAATATCGCGGCGAATTCGAAGAGCGGCTGAAATCGGTTTTGAGCGAAGTTCAGTCCGCCGAAGGGCAGATCATCCTGTTCATCGACGAAATGCACACGCTGGTCGGCGCGGGCAAGGCCGATGGCGCCATGGATGCCTCGAACCTGTTGAAGCCCGCCTTGGCACGCGGCGAGTTGCACTGCGTGGGCGCCACGACGCTCGACGAGTACAAAAAGCACGTCGAAAAGGATGCGGCGCTGGCCCGCCGGTTCCAGCCGGTGTTCGTCAACGAGCCCAGTGTCGAGGACACGATTTCGATCCTGCGTGGATTGAAGGAAAAATATGAACTCCACCACGGCGTGCGGATTTCCGATTCGGCGCTGGTTTCGGCGGCAACGCTCAGTAACCGTTACATCACCGACCGCTTCCTGCCCGACAAGGCCATCGATCTGATGGACGAGTCCTCGGCGCGGCTTCGCATGGCTGTCGATTCCAAGCCCGAAGCGCTCGATGAGCTCGATCGGCGCATCATCCAGCTCAAGATCGAGCGCGAAGCGTTGAAAAAGGAAGAGGATGATGCCAGCAAAACCCGCCTTGGCCGGCTTGAAGCCGAACTGGCCGGGCTCGAGGAAGAATCGGACGCCATGACCCAGCGCTGGCTCTCGGAAAAAGAGAGGCTGGCCGGGGGCACCAAGCTCAAGGAGCAGCTCGATGCGGCCCGCACCGAGCTCGAACTGGCCCAGCGCAAGGGTGACCTCGCCCGCGCCGGCGAGTTGGCCTATGGGGTGATCCCCGATCTGGAACGACGCCTGAAAGACGCTGAGGCCCACGAAGCCCAGCCGGATTCGGATATGGTCGAAGAGGTCGTCACCCCCAATCATATCGCCCAGGTCGTGTCGCGCTGGACCGGGGTTCCGGTCGACAAGATGCTCGAGGGCGAGCGCGACAAGCTGTTGCGCATGGAAGACGAGCTTGCCAAACGCGTAATCGGCCAGTCCGAGGCGGTCGAGGCGGTATCGCGCGCCGTGCGCCGGGCTCGCGCCGGATTGCAGGATCCCAACCGGCCGATCGGCTCGTTCATGTTCTTAGGTCCCACGGGCGTGGGCAAGACCGAATTGACCAAGACGCTGGCCCAATTCCTGTTCGACGACGAAACGGCCATGGTGCGGCTCGATATGAGCGAGTTCATGGAGAAACACGCTGTTGCCCGTCTGATCGGTGCGCCTCCGGGCTATGTCGGTTATGACGAGGGCGGTGTGCTTACCGAAGCCGTGCGCCGGCGGCCCTATCAGGTGATCCTGTTCGACGAGATCGAAAAGGCGCACCCCGATGTCTTCAACGTGCTCCTGCAGGTGCTCGACGATGGGCGGCTGACCGACGGTCAGGGCCACACTGTCGATTTCCGCAACACGCTGATCATCATGACCTCGAACCTGGGGTCCGAATATCTGGCGGCCCAGCCCGATGGCGAATCGGTAGAGCTGGTGCGCGGCAAGGTGCTCGATACGGTCAAGGCCTCCTTCCGGCCCGAATTTTTGAACCGGGTGGACGAAATCTTGTTGTTCCACCGGCTCGAACGCAGCCAGATGGGTGCCATTGTCGATATTCAATTGAAGCGTCTGCAGAAGCTGCTCGACACCCGCGAGATCACCATTGAGGTGACCGAAGCGGCACGCGACTGGCTGGCCAACGAAGGCTATGACTCGGCCTATGGCGCAAGGCCCCTCAAGCGCGTTATCCAGCGTGCGGTGCAGGACGAGCTGGCCGAAAAGATGCTGGCCGGTGAGATCACCGACGGCAGCATGGTAAAGGTCGACGCCGGCGATGGCGGGCTGGTGATCCTGCCCGTGATCGAAGGTGAAGTGGTCGACACGGCGGCCGAATAG
- a CDS encoding DUF2200 domain-containing protein, which yields MKKHRIFTMSFASVYPHYVAKAEKKGRTKQEVDEIICWLTGYGRNQLDNQLEGGTDFETFFAEAPKLNPSRTLIKGLICGIRVEEIEDPLKREIRYLDKLIDELARGKAMDKILRQG from the coding sequence ATGAAAAAGCACCGAATTTTTACGATGAGCTTTGCGTCCGTTTACCCTCATTACGTCGCCAAGGCCGAGAAAAAGGGCCGCACAAAGCAAGAGGTCGATGAAATCATCTGCTGGCTGACGGGCTACGGCCGGAACCAGTTAGACAACCAGCTTGAAGGCGGAACCGATTTCGAGACCTTCTTTGCCGAGGCGCCGAAACTCAACCCCTCGCGGACACTCATCAAGGGCCTGATCTGCGGCATCCGAGTGGAAGAGATCGAAGACCCGCTCAAGCGCGAAATCCGTTACCTCGACAAGCTGATTGACGAGCTGGCGCGGGGGAAAGCGATGGACAAGATTTTGCGACAGGGGTGA